From the genome of Phytohabitans rumicis, one region includes:
- a CDS encoding UDP-glucuronic acid decarboxylase family protein: protein MVVAQRYGTGHRVLVTGGAGFVPSHLVDALLARGCAVVAVDNFVTGSKDNVAHLGDHPRFTLVEADVSDGLPDHHPAIAQRFDAILHMASPASPTDFATLPIEILRVGSQATLHLLDRAVKDGARFLMASTSEAYGDPKTHPQPESYWGNVNPIGVRSVYDESKRFAEAATMAYHRHHGLDVGIVRIFNTYGPRMRPDDGRAVPTFITQALRGEPLTLHGAGTQTRSICYVDDLVRGILLLLDSTETGPINCGTEDEFSMRELAELIVRLTDSSSEVTYLPRTADDPEMRRPDLTLARTRLGFAPKVGVEEGLRRTIEHFRLRIG, encoded by the coding sequence ATGGTGGTAGCCCAGCGTTATGGAACAGGTCATCGCGTCCTCGTTACCGGGGGTGCGGGATTCGTGCCATCGCACCTGGTCGACGCCCTGCTCGCCCGCGGCTGCGCGGTGGTCGCGGTGGACAACTTCGTGACCGGCTCGAAGGACAACGTGGCCCACCTCGGCGACCACCCTCGGTTCACCCTGGTCGAGGCCGACGTGTCCGACGGGCTGCCGGACCACCACCCGGCGATCGCCCAGCGCTTCGACGCGATCCTGCACATGGCATCGCCGGCGAGCCCCACCGACTTCGCCACGCTGCCGATCGAGATCCTGCGGGTGGGCTCGCAGGCCACCCTGCACCTGCTCGACCGCGCGGTGAAGGACGGCGCCCGGTTTCTGATGGCCTCCACGTCGGAGGCGTACGGCGACCCCAAGACGCACCCGCAGCCCGAGTCGTACTGGGGCAACGTCAACCCGATCGGGGTGCGCAGCGTCTACGACGAGTCCAAGCGCTTCGCCGAGGCCGCCACGATGGCGTACCACCGCCACCACGGCCTGGACGTGGGCATCGTTCGCATCTTCAACACGTACGGGCCACGGATGCGGCCGGACGACGGCCGGGCGGTGCCGACGTTCATCACCCAGGCGCTGCGCGGCGAGCCGCTCACCCTGCACGGTGCCGGCACCCAGACCCGCTCCATCTGCTACGTCGACGACCTGGTGCGCGGCATCCTGCTGCTGCTCGACTCGACCGAGACCGGGCCGATCAACTGCGGCACCGAAGACGAGTTCTCGATGCGGGAGCTGGCCGAGCTGATCGTCCGGCTCACGGACAGCTCGTCGGAGGTCACCTACCTGCCGCGTACGGCAGACGACCCGGAGATGCGCCGGCCCGACCTGACCCTCGCCCGCACCCGGCTCGGCTTCGCTCCGAAAGTCGGTGTCGAAGAGGGGCTGCGCCGCACAATTGAGCACTTCAGGCTGCGTATCGGCTGA
- a CDS encoding solute symporter family protein — MSFLAAEAGDTTARTLTITLFLVFVAATLAITVWASRQTKTATDFYAGGRSFSGFQNGMAIGGDYMSAASFLGIAGLIALYGYDGFLYSIGFLVAWLVALLLVAELLRNSGKYTMADVLAFRMRQRPVRTAASVSTITVSIFYLIAQMVGAGALVALLLGIKPGTTFLGMDADSAKIATIILVGALMIIYVTVGGMKGTTYVQIVKAFLLMSGAALMTVLVLAKFNFNLSSLLGAASDASGKGESFLQPGLYYGKEVAGDATQTFYNKIDLFSLGIALVLGTAGLPHILIRFYTVPTARAARKSVLWAIGIIGTFYLFTLALGFGAAALVGGEAIRAQNAAGNTAAPQLAEALGVEFLGGDTGGAVLLAVIAAVAFATILAVVAGLTLASSSSLAHDFYANVIKKGQTSEGQEVRVARISAFGIGAVAIVLALFAQSLNVAFLVALAFAVAASGNLPAILYSLFWKRFNTSGATWAIYGGLIAAVVLVFFSPVVSGTPTSMFKGSDWQWFPLNNPGIISIPFGFLCGWIGTMLSKESDEAKYAELEVRSLTGAGAH; from the coding sequence ATGAGCTTTCTCGCCGCCGAGGCCGGTGACACCACCGCTCGCACGCTGACCATCACACTCTTCCTGGTCTTCGTGGCGGCCACGCTCGCCATCACGGTCTGGGCGAGCCGGCAGACCAAGACGGCCACCGACTTCTACGCCGGTGGTCGCTCGTTCTCCGGCTTCCAGAACGGCATGGCGATCGGCGGCGACTACATGTCGGCCGCGTCGTTCCTCGGCATCGCCGGCCTGATCGCGCTGTACGGCTACGACGGCTTCCTGTACTCGATCGGCTTCCTGGTGGCGTGGCTGGTGGCCCTGCTCCTGGTCGCCGAGCTGCTGCGCAACTCCGGCAAGTACACGATGGCCGACGTGCTGGCGTTCCGGATGCGGCAGCGTCCGGTGCGGACGGCGGCCTCGGTCTCCACCATCACCGTGTCGATCTTCTACCTGATCGCCCAGATGGTGGGCGCGGGCGCCCTCGTCGCGCTGCTGCTGGGCATCAAGCCCGGCACGACGTTCCTCGGCATGGACGCGGACTCCGCGAAGATCGCCACGATCATCCTGGTCGGCGCCCTGATGATCATTTACGTGACGGTCGGCGGCATGAAGGGCACCACCTACGTCCAGATCGTCAAGGCGTTCCTGCTGATGAGCGGCGCGGCGCTGATGACCGTGCTGGTGCTGGCCAAGTTCAACTTCAACCTCTCCTCCCTGCTCGGCGCCGCGTCCGACGCATCCGGCAAGGGCGAGTCGTTCCTCCAACCCGGCCTGTACTACGGCAAGGAGGTCGCCGGCGACGCCACGCAGACCTTCTACAACAAGATCGACCTCTTCTCCCTCGGCATCGCGCTGGTGCTGGGCACGGCCGGCCTGCCGCACATCCTGATCCGCTTCTACACCGTCCCGACCGCACGGGCGGCCCGCAAGAGCGTGCTCTGGGCGATCGGCATCATCGGCACGTTCTACCTCTTCACCCTGGCGCTGGGCTTCGGCGCGGCGGCGCTGGTCGGCGGCGAGGCCATCCGGGCCCAGAACGCGGCCGGCAACACGGCGGCTCCGCAGCTTGCCGAGGCGCTCGGCGTGGAATTCCTCGGCGGTGACACCGGCGGGGCGGTGCTGCTCGCGGTCATCGCCGCGGTCGCGTTCGCCACGATCCTGGCCGTGGTCGCCGGGCTGACATTGGCGTCGTCGTCGAGCCTCGCGCACGACTTCTACGCCAATGTCATCAAGAAGGGCCAGACGTCCGAGGGCCAAGAGGTACGGGTGGCGCGGATCTCGGCGTTCGGCATCGGCGCGGTGGCCATCGTGTTGGCGCTCTTCGCCCAGAGCCTGAACGTGGCGTTCCTGGTCGCGCTGGCCTTCGCGGTCGCCGCGTCGGGCAACCTGCCGGCGATCCTCTACAGCCTCTTCTGGAAGCGCTTCAACACCTCCGGCGCCACCTGGGCTATCTACGGCGGCCTGATCGCCGCGGTCGTGCTGGTGTTCTTCTCGCCGGTCGTGTCGGGGACGCCGACGTCGATGTTCAAGGGCTCGGACTGGCAGTGGTTCCCACTGAACAACCCCGGCATCATCTCGATCCCGTTCGGCTTCCTGTGCGGCTGGATCGGCACCATGCTCTCCAAGGAGAGCGACGAGGCAAAGTACGCCGAACTGGAGGTGCGCTCCCTCACTGGCGCGGGCGCGCACTAA
- a CDS encoding DUF485 domain-containing protein produces MTTDAPAPAPTASERYVDVQRSDEFAGLRKALRGFIFPMTAAFFSWYALYVILSAYARGFMDTKVVGHINVALVFGLLQFVSTFLIAWLYSRYADRKVDPIADKIRADLENGDQA; encoded by the coding sequence ATGACGACGGATGCCCCCGCTCCCGCCCCCACGGCGTCGGAACGGTACGTCGACGTACAGCGGTCGGACGAGTTCGCTGGGCTGCGCAAAGCCCTGCGAGGCTTCATCTTTCCGATGACCGCGGCGTTCTTTTCCTGGTACGCGCTCTACGTGATCCTGTCCGCGTACGCCCGCGGATTCATGGACACGAAGGTGGTCGGCCACATCAACGTGGCACTGGTCTTCGGGCTGCTGCAGTTCGTGTCCACGTTCCTGATCGCCTGGCTTTACTCGCGGTACGCCGACCGCAAGGTCGACCCGATCGCCGACAAGATCCGTGCCGATCTTGAGAACGGAGACCAGGCATGA